In a genomic window of Fibrobacter sp. UWH4:
- a CDS encoding MMPL family transporter: MFSFVAKIIQQIAHYPKTMIALFSVLALLSIYPIENLRWEIQLQDTLNGNKVEADYQAIEKAFGGFGSLTVVIQSKDSSANFQFAQNLARHLENDPAVHYTEYMTDLDFFKRNRLLYASEKDLDQVIEKLDNIRDEQIRKHNPLLVDLAEPSSLPPTHDTVEIISQIEAKYFKSLQQDFANQQGSIRIIDIYPTTSISDLQANRQLLGKVQRFVKKNQNGINVYYTGKVYDSIKAGKALLPEAKFAGGITALIILVLLIINFYRQPQLIFVSAIPLALPTIYTLGLAYVLFGRINLFTLSLGLLLPGHACQIVTHVFSRYFHEREKKLSPVLCIESALLGIGPVVTASSFIMAGLFSTIILVPLPGLREFGILGAIGSMLNLLTCTLLTTSLLLILQRKKPFDIHFDASTYRHRKRLFSFKVNWIIITTISIVSAAAWLYSGINLQFLYDFKQTEMQLEEREAKALIAETGFSTYDPIIVMLPDSSFNDDLVENFEHLQKKGRLKDLGKIYTQYQFLPKTSVEKKHKIETLKKLVSDDILTQLNSKDSAAIIEMLDNYENDIKEFELSESIRRKFSDKSGNSGVFAFIIPSSGPNNGITCRHIAEQLQQIDGIHDRTYKVYGTPILRATLLDTILGNIDKSILFGTLLMCFILLLFYNKLSRAFFTLLPALFAMSWVTISVHLLDIHISAYSSIAFVLLIAVSVDGTLQLWSAYYEKQGGNAWTIMQTKLLPIIGAQGASSVGAIAMLLSPHPGIKSVGLIAFIGLLCIFVSLFTIYPLTASTLDAYRILKKAKKRHERLIRKNP, translated from the coding sequence ATGTTTTCGTTTGTTGCCAAAATCATCCAACAAATTGCGCATTATCCCAAAACGATGATTGCGCTTTTTTCGGTGTTGGCACTCCTCTCGATCTACCCCATCGAAAACCTTCGCTGGGAAATTCAGCTGCAGGACACGCTCAACGGAAATAAAGTCGAAGCCGATTACCAAGCTATTGAAAAAGCCTTTGGCGGATTCGGCAGCCTTACCGTCGTCATCCAATCCAAAGACAGTAGCGCCAACTTCCAGTTTGCCCAGAATCTCGCCCGCCACCTTGAAAATGATCCGGCTGTCCATTACACCGAATACATGACGGACCTTGACTTTTTCAAGAGAAACAGGCTCCTGTATGCCAGCGAAAAAGACCTGGACCAAGTAATCGAAAAACTGGACAACATCAGGGACGAACAGATCCGGAAACACAATCCGCTACTGGTGGACTTGGCTGAACCGTCCTCCCTGCCCCCCACCCACGATACCGTCGAAATCATTTCGCAGATAGAAGCCAAGTATTTTAAAAGCCTTCAACAAGATTTCGCAAACCAACAGGGTTCCATCCGAATCATAGACATCTACCCAACGACCTCCATCTCGGACCTGCAAGCCAACCGACAACTTCTAGGGAAGGTTCAGCGCTTTGTCAAAAAGAACCAGAATGGCATCAACGTCTACTACACCGGGAAAGTCTACGACTCCATTAAGGCCGGAAAAGCCCTACTTCCCGAAGCGAAATTTGCAGGAGGAATCACTGCCCTCATTATCCTCGTACTATTAATCATCAATTTCTATAGGCAACCCCAGCTCATTTTTGTATCGGCTATTCCGCTTGCCCTCCCGACGATTTACACCCTCGGACTTGCGTACGTTCTTTTCGGACGAATAAATCTCTTCACGCTTTCACTCGGACTCCTGCTGCCAGGGCATGCCTGCCAGATTGTGACGCACGTTTTCTCGCGGTATTTTCACGAGCGCGAAAAGAAACTCAGTCCCGTCCTTTGCATCGAAAGCGCCCTGCTCGGAATCGGTCCCGTCGTTACCGCATCGTCGTTTATCATGGCGGGTCTTTTCAGCACCATTATCCTAGTTCCCCTTCCGGGACTCCGCGAATTCGGAATTCTCGGCGCTATCGGAAGCATGCTCAACCTGCTGACCTGCACCCTGCTAACGACATCGCTCCTTCTGATTTTGCAGAGAAAAAAGCCTTTCGACATTCACTTTGACGCGAGTACCTACAGGCACCGCAAGCGCCTGTTCTCGTTCAAGGTCAACTGGATTATCATCACGACCATCAGCATTGTCAGTGCAGCGGCGTGGCTGTATAGCGGAATCAACCTGCAATTCCTCTACGATTTCAAGCAGACCGAAATGCAGCTGGAAGAACGCGAGGCAAAAGCCCTGATTGCAGAAACCGGCTTTTCCACATACGACCCCATCATCGTGATGCTTCCCGATTCCTCTTTCAACGACGACCTTGTCGAAAACTTCGAGCACCTACAAAAGAAAGGGCGCCTCAAGGATCTCGGGAAAATCTACACCCAGTACCAATTCCTCCCCAAGACGAGCGTCGAAAAAAAACATAAAATCGAGACGCTAAAGAAGCTCGTTTCAGACGATATCCTCACACAGCTAAATTCCAAGGACAGTGCCGCCATTATCGAAATGCTGGACAACTATGAAAACGACATCAAGGAATTCGAACTTTCTGAAAGTATCCGTCGCAAGTTTAGCGACAAGAGCGGAAATTCCGGCGTTTTCGCATTCATCATCCCCAGCTCCGGCCCGAACAACGGTATCACCTGCCGCCATATTGCCGAGCAGCTGCAACAAATTGATGGAATTCACGACAGAACCTACAAGGTTTACGGAACCCCCATCCTAAGAGCCACTTTGCTCGACACCATTCTCGGAAATATCGACAAGTCAATCCTATTCGGCACCCTGTTGATGTGTTTTATTTTGCTCCTGTTCTACAACAAGTTGAGCCGCGCCTTCTTTACGCTACTTCCCGCCCTTTTCGCCATGAGCTGGGTCACTATCAGCGTCCACCTTCTTGACATCCACATTTCGGCATACAGCTCGATTGCGTTTGTACTCTTAATCGCAGTAAGCGTTGACGGGACTCTTCAACTGTGGTCCGCCTACTACGAAAAGCAAGGCGGAAACGCATGGACCATCATGCAGACGAAACTCCTTCCTATTATAGGAGCGCAGGGAGCCTCCTCTGTCGGCGCAATCGCCATGTTGCTCTCTCCGCATCCGGGCATCAAGAGCGTAGGCCTGATAGCCTTTATCGGCCTCCTGTGCATTTTCGTTTCACTGTTTACCATTTACCCCTTGACCGCAAGTACGCTAGACGCTTACCGCATTTTGAAAAAGGCAAAGAAAAGACATGAAAGACTTATCCGCAAGAACCCTTAA
- a CDS encoding pyridoxal phosphate-dependent aminotransferase: protein MKDLSARTLNIAASLTVAIDTLAKQMIADGKDVVSLGAGEPDFPTPMPIQDAACKAIREGKTRYTAPVGILEVRKAVAEKLKKENGLDYKPEQIIMTSGAKHAVFNSLAALINEGDEVIIPAPYWVTYPELVKWLGGKPVIVNTKIEDGFKIKPAALKAAITAKTKAILLNNPCNPTGAVYSKAELEALSKVIVESDIYCISDEVYEYFTYDTEFCSAAALPGMAERTIVINGFSKSHCMTGWRIGYDAAPVEIAKIIGKIQGQATHHPSNVAQYAALGALQMDKSNVHAMQAAFRKRRDYMLKRTAEILPEPCRAPEGAFYLFAPVKSFYGKKTPEGKVINGSIELCEYLLQSQGLAIVPGAAFGDDSCVRFSYAASDETLQKACDRFIRGLKELI, encoded by the coding sequence ATGAAAGACTTATCCGCAAGAACCCTTAACATTGCAGCTTCTTTAACAGTCGCCATTGACACCTTGGCCAAGCAGATGATTGCCGACGGCAAGGATGTCGTGAGCCTAGGTGCCGGCGAGCCCGATTTTCCGACACCGATGCCGATTCAAGATGCTGCCTGCAAGGCCATTCGCGAAGGCAAGACCCGCTACACCGCTCCCGTCGGCATTCTCGAAGTCCGCAAGGCCGTTGCCGAAAAGTTGAAAAAAGAAAACGGTCTGGACTACAAGCCCGAACAAATCATAATGACAAGCGGTGCCAAGCATGCCGTATTCAATTCGCTCGCAGCCCTTATAAACGAAGGCGACGAAGTCATTATTCCGGCACCGTACTGGGTGACTTACCCGGAACTGGTGAAGTGGCTCGGCGGAAAACCGGTAATCGTGAACACCAAGATTGAAGACGGATTCAAGATCAAGCCCGCAGCCTTGAAGGCGGCCATTACCGCAAAGACCAAGGCAATCCTCTTGAACAACCCCTGCAACCCGACGGGTGCCGTTTACAGTAAGGCTGAACTCGAAGCTCTCTCGAAGGTCATCGTCGAAAGCGACATTTACTGCATTTCGGACGAAGTGTACGAATACTTCACCTACGACACGGAATTCTGCTCCGCCGCAGCCCTCCCCGGAATGGCGGAACGCACCATCGTGATTAATGGATTTTCGAAGTCGCATTGCATGACCGGTTGGCGAATCGGCTACGATGCCGCCCCCGTCGAAATCGCAAAGATTATCGGAAAAATCCAGGGACAGGCTACTCACCACCCAAGCAACGTGGCACAATACGCCGCCCTTGGAGCATTGCAGATGGACAAGAGTAATGTTCACGCCATGCAGGCAGCCTTCCGCAAGCGCCGCGACTACATGCTAAAGCGCACCGCCGAAATTCTGCCGGAACCGTGCCGCGCTCCCGAAGGCGCATTCTACCTGTTCGCCCCCGTCAAGAGTTTCTACGGCAAGAAAACGCCCGAAGGCAAAGTTATCAACGGTTCCATCGAACTTTGCGAATACCTGTTGCAGTCGCAGGGACTTGCGATAGTGCCGGGAGCCGCTTTCGGCGACGACAGTTGCGTGCGATTCTCTTATGCAGCAAGCGATGAAACGCTGCAGAAGGCTTGCGACCGATTCATTAGAGGATTAAAGGAACTTATTTAA
- a CDS encoding ATP-binding cassette domain-containing protein — MQSFRIITPQIGEPFTIGRKPDNTLVLDNPMISRYHAVIENADGQWILKNLSQNSVTQVNGSDAAERPLEDGDVILIGPLQLRATLKGGRLQLLLMESAEHDLVQTNLLQEKWESLDNLHMDIPEGVSARMQAGTAEIRFNEKLVDMHGKATKLLQLKEGQTVRLPSCTFHYSMQQLTCKNLPLGFDIEVSNLDVFAGKKQILSGINFKLPAGEILAIIGRSGQGKSTLLRLLQGKLKKGEKSSVCIGGLDYRNEEIRKHIAFLEQDPELRRDLTVRETLMDGGRTGMSVEDFKKNATGRLEKFGELFGLSERMQNPVKTLSGGECRRAALAHELMGNPGLIILDEPLSGLDPYNSKILCTHLKQLAFLGHTVILTTHSYEALEIANKVLVLHQGEQAFYGSPEEAYRFFESDNPEKILANLNDETATQWKTLFNSRAIPTGNSSETAYGTTNALAPETAVPCYFPKVKHPPVLFYKMGLTAKQWFRDKGKFLTLLLQPLVIGFLFSQIFSELSSLWIVAFALILCANWLALSLSIREIVQEKEILQTEFRKGIPILPTLIAKAAIPTLVAFLQTIVVYVFIHFRISAHVPISSLLLSIAVMVIPPVAVGLTVSTFAKNQGQANAMLPLLIIPQVALAGALVPLDQMLPLGRTLSYVIWSRYNQTNLLNLFLERNDPIENVISALAIAVCFYIVVVIKLNYSKKAK; from the coding sequence ATGCAGTCGTTCAGAATCATCACTCCACAAATCGGCGAGCCGTTTACCATCGGTCGCAAGCCAGACAACACTCTGGTGCTTGACAACCCGATGATTTCTAGATATCATGCGGTGATCGAAAATGCGGATGGACAATGGATTCTAAAGAACCTTTCGCAAAACAGTGTCACGCAGGTAAACGGAAGCGACGCCGCGGAACGCCCCCTTGAAGATGGCGATGTCATTCTGATTGGACCGCTGCAGCTGCGAGCGACACTGAAAGGCGGACGTCTGCAGCTTTTGCTCATGGAATCTGCCGAGCACGACCTCGTCCAAACGAACTTGCTCCAAGAGAAATGGGAATCACTCGACAATCTGCACATGGACATTCCCGAAGGCGTTTCCGCAAGAATGCAGGCGGGAACCGCAGAAATCCGGTTCAACGAAAAATTAGTCGACATGCACGGGAAGGCGACCAAGTTGCTTCAGCTGAAGGAAGGCCAGACCGTTCGATTACCCAGTTGCACGTTCCATTATTCCATGCAACAGCTGACCTGCAAGAACCTTCCCCTGGGATTCGATATCGAAGTTTCCAACCTGGATGTCTTCGCAGGGAAAAAGCAGATTTTGTCAGGGATCAATTTCAAGCTCCCAGCCGGAGAAATCCTCGCCATTATCGGGCGTTCGGGACAAGGAAAATCGACACTCTTGAGGTTGCTGCAAGGCAAGCTTAAGAAAGGTGAGAAATCCTCCGTCTGCATCGGCGGGCTCGACTACCGCAACGAGGAAATCCGAAAGCATATCGCCTTCCTGGAACAGGATCCTGAACTTAGGCGCGACCTCACCGTCAGAGAGACACTGATGGATGGCGGGCGCACCGGTATGAGTGTCGAAGACTTTAAGAAGAACGCCACGGGGCGGCTCGAAAAGTTCGGCGAACTTTTCGGGCTGAGCGAACGGATGCAGAACCCCGTGAAGACGCTCAGCGGCGGCGAATGCCGCCGAGCCGCCCTCGCCCATGAACTTATGGGAAATCCGGGGCTGATCATCCTCGACGAACCGCTTTCGGGGCTGGATCCGTACAATTCCAAAATTCTCTGCACGCACCTGAAACAACTTGCCTTCCTCGGCCACACCGTCATCCTTACCACGCATAGCTACGAAGCGCTCGAAATTGCGAACAAGGTTCTCGTGCTGCACCAGGGCGAACAGGCTTTCTACGGAAGCCCCGAAGAGGCCTACCGCTTCTTCGAAAGCGACAATCCCGAAAAGATTCTCGCGAACCTGAATGACGAAACGGCCACCCAGTGGAAAACGCTGTTCAACAGCCGCGCCATTCCCACCGGCAATTCTTCTGAAACGGCCTACGGCACGACCAATGCCCTCGCCCCGGAAACAGCCGTCCCTTGTTACTTTCCCAAAGTCAAGCATCCTCCGGTCCTGTTCTACAAAATGGGACTTACCGCCAAGCAATGGTTCCGCGACAAGGGCAAGTTTCTCACGCTCCTTTTGCAGCCCCTTGTCATCGGATTCCTATTCTCGCAGATTTTCTCGGAACTTTCGTCGCTCTGGATAGTCGCCTTCGCCCTTATCCTCTGCGCCAACTGGCTCGCTCTTTCGCTGTCCATCCGCGAAATCGTGCAGGAAAAGGAAATTCTCCAGACCGAATTCCGCAAGGGAATCCCGATACTCCCCACGTTGATTGCCAAGGCTGCAATTCCCACGCTGGTCGCCTTCTTGCAAACCATCGTCGTCTACGTATTTATCCATTTCCGGATTTCAGCCCACGTTCCCATTTCATCGTTGCTCCTGTCGATTGCCGTCATGGTTATCCCGCCCGTCGCCGTCGGGCTCACTGTCAGTACCTTCGCCAAGAACCAGGGACAGGCGAACGCCATGTTGCCGCTCCTCATCATTCCGCAGGTCGCCCTTGCCGGAGCGCTCGTTCCACTTGACCAGATGTTGCCACTTGGCCGCACCCTATCTTATGTCATCTGGTCCCGCTACAACCAGACAAACCTGCTGAATCTTTTTTTAGAGAGAAACGACCCCATCGAAAACGTTATTTCGGCACTCGCAATCGCCGTATGTTTTTATATTGTGGTTGTTATAAAACTTAACTATTCCAAGAAAGCAAAATGA
- a CDS encoding serine/threonine-protein kinase — MIAPQKQEIFPRPFNENYDLIGALGKGGMGNVYKAMDKRLNRIVAFKILDASSDEEAIKRFYLEAQAMKELDHQNIVHVFDFGQQNNQLFIAMTYVEGTNLADILHKKEQLSFEAIEVIIRQIARGLLSAHNKGIVHRDVKPSNIMLTRDNRVFIMDFGISYIQEMEKDRLTRTGMTMGTPEYMSPEQCHGDNVTIQSDIYSMGVILFEMTCGRLPFEGNRPVEIALKHVQEQPPAPELFRKDMPPGLSQLILKCLKKKLNERFHDMQEFLDACDQVFPPDKGTRQTPRPTMGGSLLRRHTASITEMANIITPRARMLQKKLTALAIFIFPLIIMLLILLMLTHKPESTLRELEWSDALGNYETKALEVEESSGYPLDNLNDNDLKTAWLYTMPQKPQNPVLTLYFDNNAIVTHFGIAVGYQKSVDDAFGDRFRIFKKPKTITLETKDGFKQKIKLENIRGMQYPNIQAMETSELKVYLDDIYDGENEDFAISEIRLLGMELP, encoded by the coding sequence ATGATTGCACCTCAGAAACAAGAAATTTTTCCACGCCCCTTCAACGAAAACTATGACCTCATCGGAGCCCTCGGCAAAGGCGGAATGGGCAATGTTTACAAGGCGATGGACAAAAGACTGAATCGAATTGTCGCATTCAAGATTCTGGATGCCTCCTCCGATGAAGAAGCAATCAAGCGTTTCTACCTGGAAGCCCAAGCGATGAAAGAGCTGGACCACCAGAACATCGTCCATGTTTTTGACTTCGGTCAGCAAAACAACCAACTTTTTATCGCGATGACCTATGTCGAAGGAACCAACCTCGCCGACATCCTGCATAAAAAGGAACAGCTATCCTTTGAGGCCATCGAAGTCATCATCCGCCAAATCGCACGCGGCCTGCTTTCCGCCCACAACAAGGGCATCGTCCACCGCGACGTAAAACCGTCCAACATCATGCTGACGCGCGACAACCGCGTCTTCATCATGGACTTCGGCATTTCCTACATCCAGGAAATGGAAAAGGACCGCCTTACGCGAACAGGCATGACCATGGGCACCCCCGAATACATGTCGCCGGAACAATGCCACGGCGACAATGTCACCATCCAGTCCGACATTTACAGCATGGGCGTCATCCTCTTCGAAATGACCTGCGGACGACTCCCCTTCGAAGGCAATCGCCCCGTCGAAATCGCCCTCAAGCACGTCCAGGAACAGCCGCCTGCACCGGAGCTTTTCCGCAAGGACATGCCGCCAGGACTTTCGCAGTTAATTCTCAAGTGCCTCAAGAAAAAGCTGAACGAGCGCTTCCACGACATGCAGGAATTTTTGGATGCCTGCGACCAGGTTTTCCCTCCGGACAAGGGAACTCGCCAAACACCCCGCCCCACCATGGGAGGATCCCTACTGCGCCGCCACACGGCCTCCATCACCGAAATGGCGAACATCATTACGCCGCGCGCCCGCATGCTCCAGAAAAAGCTCACAGCGCTCGCCATTTTCATTTTCCCGCTCATCATCATGCTGCTGATTCTCCTGATGCTCACGCACAAGCCCGAGAGCACCCTGCGGGAACTGGAATGGAGCGACGCTCTTGGCAACTACGAGACCAAGGCGCTCGAAGTCGAAGAAAGCAGCGGCTACCCGCTCGACAACCTGAATGACAACGACCTTAAAACAGCCTGGCTCTACACGATGCCGCAAAAGCCGCAGAATCCGGTCCTCACGCTGTATTTCGACAACAACGCGATTGTCACCCATTTCGGAATCGCTGTCGGATACCAGAAATCCGTAGATGATGCTTTCGGCGACCGTTTCCGCATTTTCAAAAAGCCCAAGACAATCACGCTAGAAACCAAGGACGGTTTCAAGCAGAAAATCAAGCTCGAAAATATCCGCGGCATGCAGTACCCGAATATCCAGGCCATGGAAACCAGCGAACTTAAAGTCTACCTCGACGACATCTACGACGGCGAGAACGAGGACTTCGCCATATCGGAAATCCGCCTGCTCGGAATGGAATTACCGTAG
- a CDS encoding YraN family protein codes for MTAPKSSNKPKGNFIETQAAAYLSREGYEIVARNYAYQGGELDIVAKDGETVVFVEVKSVWNNQQGNPAARVNATKQKKIWKTACHFLHTQKEVAPKGFDQPCRFDVLSARVYQKPLHFLHIKNAFDGTQVIPQC; via the coding sequence GTGACCGCGCCCAAATCCAGCAACAAGCCTAAGGGCAACTTCATCGAAACCCAAGCCGCGGCATACCTAAGCCGCGAAGGCTACGAGATTGTCGCCCGCAACTACGCCTACCAGGGTGGAGAGCTCGACATTGTCGCCAAGGACGGAGAAACGGTCGTATTCGTAGAAGTCAAGTCCGTTTGGAACAACCAGCAAGGGAACCCGGCGGCCCGCGTGAACGCCACCAAGCAGAAGAAAATCTGGAAGACCGCCTGTCATTTCTTGCACACGCAGAAGGAGGTTGCACCCAAGGGGTTCGACCAGCCCTGCCGATTTGACGTTCTCTCGGCGCGAGTCTACCAGAAGCCGCTCCATTTTTTGCATATCAAGAACGCCTTTGATGGCACCCAAGTCATTCCGCAGTGTTAG
- a CDS encoding L-threonylcarbamoyladenylate synthase — MRFEVHPVNPQARIVKLAAAALEDDGLVLYPTESGYAIGCNAESPKAIHKLYALKKPMKKFFMALIIPDIRKATDYARVDNFAFNIMKPRVPGPYTFILPADPHIARRLDVKRPEIGVRMPTHPFFKELFQHFDKPILSTAAKLTEEDMYEPDDIWKTFEHLVDMMVDCGPIEINPTNIISLVGDQVEVIRGELLDP, encoded by the coding sequence ATGCGTTTTGAAGTTCACCCAGTAAATCCGCAAGCAAGAATCGTGAAGCTTGCCGCAGCCGCCCTCGAAGACGACGGTCTTGTTCTCTACCCCACTGAATCCGGTTACGCGATTGGCTGCAACGCCGAATCGCCCAAGGCAATCCACAAACTTTACGCCCTTAAGAAGCCGATGAAGAAATTCTTCATGGCTCTCATCATTCCGGATATTCGCAAGGCGACCGACTACGCCCGCGTAGACAACTTTGCATTCAACATCATGAAGCCGCGCGTGCCCGGGCCGTACACCTTCATTTTGCCGGCCGACCCGCACATTGCTCGCCGCCTGGACGTCAAGCGCCCCGAAATTGGCGTGAGAATGCCGACGCACCCGTTCTTCAAAGAACTTTTCCAGCATTTCGACAAGCCGATTCTGAGCACGGCCGCCAAGCTCACCGAAGAAGACATGTACGAACCCGACGATATCTGGAAAACCTTCGAGCATTTAGTCGACATGATGGTCGACTGCGGCCCCATAGAAATAAACCCGACCAACATTATCAGTTTGGTCGGGGATCAAGTCGAAGTGATTCGTGGCGAGTTGCTAGATCCGTAA
- a CDS encoding fibrobacter succinogenes major paralogous domain-containing protein, with protein sequence MKYFAALLLSAILFVACGDESSSSAPAVILDEDLSSSSVTPESSSSSVIPGSDLESGSSKVPDKVGDHVEQSSSATLEVDNGWNVPKESRLNPDITYGTMTDSRDGQTYKTVTIGDQVWMAENLNYADRVKTPSLLKRSWCGGGLNWSEGNCAIFGRLYTWAAAIDSVALYDGGNGVDCGYGKKICMLPAKVQGICPEGWHLPTETEWKTLFDEVGGYSSAGKVLKSQTGWNNNENGSDAVGFAALPAGSRGSVGYFFDNNAKFWSATQYSDIYACCMYFDYNGSAARLGHKDENDGFSVRCLKD encoded by the coding sequence GTGAAATATTTTGCTGCGTTGTTGCTTTCTGCTATTTTGTTCGTTGCCTGCGGTGATGAATCGAGTAGCTCTGCGCCAGCAGTAATTCTAGATGAGGATTTATCTTCCTCCAGCGTCACGCCGGAGTCGAGTTCCTCTTCAGTCATTCCGGGTTCTGATTTGGAATCCGGTAGTTCCAAGGTCCCTGATAAGGTTGGTGATCATGTTGAACAGAGTAGTTCGGCGACATTGGAGGTGGATAATGGTTGGAATGTCCCGAAGGAATCTCGCCTTAATCCAGATATTACTTACGGCACCATGACCGACAGTCGCGATGGTCAGACCTACAAGACTGTAACCATTGGCGATCAGGTATGGATGGCTGAAAACTTGAATTATGCCGACCGTGTGAAGACTCCGAGTCTGTTGAAGCGCAGTTGGTGCGGTGGCGGACTTAATTGGTCAGAAGGCAACTGTGCCATTTTTGGCCGCCTTTACACTTGGGCGGCGGCAATTGACTCGGTTGCGCTTTATGACGGTGGCAATGGAGTGGATTGCGGTTACGGCAAGAAGATCTGTATGCTCCCGGCAAAAGTGCAGGGAATTTGCCCCGAAGGCTGGCACCTGCCGACGGAAACGGAATGGAAGACTTTGTTTGACGAAGTCGGTGGATACTCGAGTGCTGGCAAGGTTCTCAAGTCGCAGACGGGATGGAACAATAACGAAAACGGTTCCGACGCAGTTGGCTTCGCTGCGCTTCCTGCCGGCAGCAGGGGCAGCGTTGGCTACTTCTTCGACAACAACGCCAAATTCTGGAGTGCCACGCAGTACTCTGACATCTACGCGTGCTGCATGTATTTTGACTACAACGGCAGCGCTGCACGCCTGGGCCACAAAGATGAGAACGATGGGTTTAGCGTTCGTTGTCTAAAGGACTAG
- a CDS encoding 3-hydroxyacyl-ACP dehydratase FabZ family protein has protein sequence MSMLESLPKSNVDGILYDAEVVHSVLPQKAPFAFVDEILSLDAENMEIVAKWHLTGEEGFLKGHFPGNPVLPGVIQIESMAQAATLLTMIGREAETTGKRPAFMGVENCRFRAPVIPKAEIVLKAKLIMARHGIYKYSGELLTVDAEGKETLCTKADFSAAMV, from the coding sequence ATGTCAATGCTGGAATCTTTACCCAAGTCTAACGTCGATGGAATCCTCTACGATGCCGAAGTCGTCCACAGCGTGCTTCCGCAGAAGGCCCCGTTTGCCTTTGTCGATGAAATCCTCTCCCTCGATGCTGAAAACATGGAAATCGTTGCCAAGTGGCACTTGACCGGTGAAGAAGGTTTTCTCAAGGGACATTTCCCGGGCAATCCGGTGCTCCCCGGCGTGATTCAGATTGAATCCATGGCCCAGGCCGCCACGCTCCTCACCATGATCGGTCGCGAAGCTGAAACCACGGGCAAGCGCCCGGCTTTCATGGGGGTCGAAAACTGCCGTTTCCGCGCTCCGGTGATCCCGAAGGCCGAAATCGTCTTGAAGGCTAAGCTCATCATGGCCCGCCACGGCATTTACAAGTACAGCGGCGAACTCCTGACCGTCGATGCCGAAGGCAAAGAAACCCTCTGCACCAAGGCCGACTTCAGCGCCGCCATGGTCTAG
- a CDS encoding UDP-3-O-acyl-N-acetylglucosamine deacetylase, whose protein sequence is MNKELIFTSRSLSFGQASVSVEPLERDPQKVPFVAWYVGEKLFYRSDACHCFEELEFFAKRTAGYKLSESGLELLSPEHLAPVFLMWPHRRFNVRLTDANKPEVPMMDGSAIPFFCEMRKFCGAPEELVFYDAPVHAEWDLHAVGTSLRGAEGDAAIHGHVRITPAETFEVEYVLDRNVARDGYDLKSAASVSIYSPENLYQIFMARTFIHQVELERARAAGLLAGVDESCGLLLDDSLCVEKSSGCREKTSSTSPKFRIANEPAMHKILDLIGDLSFICPALPRGRIEITNGGHVSHHQIMEKIIPYVNAGIFTQV, encoded by the coding sequence ATGAATAAAGAATTGATTTTTACATCCCGCAGTTTAAGTTTTGGGCAGGCTTCTGTTTCGGTGGAACCGCTGGAGCGTGACCCGCAGAAGGTTCCTTTTGTGGCGTGGTATGTGGGCGAGAAGCTTTTTTACCGCAGCGATGCGTGTCATTGTTTTGAAGAACTTGAATTTTTTGCGAAACGTACCGCTGGCTACAAGTTGAGCGAATCCGGCTTGGAACTTCTGTCGCCGGAGCATTTGGCACCCGTGTTCCTGATGTGGCCGCATAGGCGCTTTAACGTGCGGCTCACTGATGCGAACAAGCCCGAAGTCCCGATGATGGACGGTTCTGCGATTCCGTTCTTCTGCGAAATGCGAAAATTTTGCGGAGCGCCCGAAGAACTCGTCTTTTACGATGCGCCCGTGCATGCTGAGTGGGATTTGCATGCCGTCGGAACGTCATTGCGAGGAGCCGAAGGCGACGCGGCAATCCACGGTCATGTTCGCATTACGCCGGCGGAAACCTTCGAAGTCGAATACGTGCTGGACCGCAATGTGGCCCGCGACGGTTACGACCTGAAGTCGGCGGCGTCCGTCTCCATTTATTCGCCCGAGAACTTGTACCAAATTTTCATGGCGCGCACCTTCATCCATCAGGTGGAACTGGAGCGCGCCCGTGCGGCAGGGCTCCTCGCCGGAGTCGATGAATCCTGCGGATTACTACTTGATGATAGTTTGTGCGTTGAAAAATCGAGTGGCTGTCGCGAAAAAACTTCGTCAACATCGCCAAAATTCCGCATCGCAAACGAACCTGCGATGCATAAAATACTAGATTTGATTGGAGACCTGAGTTTTATCTGTCCGGCCCTTCCGAGGGGCAGAATCGAAATCACCAACGGTGGGCATGTGTCCCACCACCAAATCATGGAGAAAATCATTCCTTATGTCAATGCTGGAATCTTTACCCAAGTCTAA